In the genome of Deltaproteobacteria bacterium, one region contains:
- a CDS encoding LamG domain-containing protein, which produces MANLHGYLRYNLWNDLGTMALTAGLLVGACKKDKGNTEESDQSNRDSGTEIYAGGGGSGGGSFGSGDLPATPSIAILAPQGTSVTTGLQPLRFEGSCVSGLDVVLTGDVSNSEVQWPSSGALYQPCVADAFAFEINKSAAGTFRLQFAQGLLGVVPFSLPVDFSWTIAAPGGQVTPPVSSPASPPNPPVITQPGTSTSSSNTNAFTLAGTCDNGLQVVIGGHVGAQDVSAPTAGNNVANCVAGVFSFSFSKTTDSAYTVSVMQRDPQTQLDSTGVQVTWIRDTAPPSPPVVSQPSQSPFYDSASSLSLGGACEPGAQVNLSGADSMAISCSAGQFSFNSTKASDGTYNYTLSQTDAAGNLSAATSFQWVRSASVMSPPAIQSPASSMFYSRTRSLMISGSCMSNATVTLSGAVTASEVSDPSQALSRTCVSGSYSFALSKSLDGVYDLQVSQSDPSTSSVSAPVALTWIIDNIPPLAPSVVTPAGAAVSSGDAALALVVQCERGSTVNWSGTSSGTWSGANTGSGACTDAGEFAASIPQSTDGSYTITLTQSDRAGNQSAASAVTWTKDTTMLPTPVLSSPNLSPIWTSSNTLVVSGSCTNGFIVNLSGDITASEVTSPSGALTQTCQTSTFSFTVSKSSDGHYVLNLMQADSADPPTRGDSSSVSVDWTVDRLVPAIVTITSPSQNPFTNGGGQLTIVGACETGTQVYVEGSSATPTTCVAGAYQLNLTATTSGTYSYVLKQKDRAMNTSTGSAFTWLVDTSLPPPPTVTAPSTANVLTATSELTIAGGCTPGVNVVLGGQVLGSEISAPAGSLTQACGSNGSYAFIVRKTIDGPYALDVSQERNGYYSSPVSVNWTRDTQAPATAVSLVTANPNLNATATVSFTSEAGATSQCSLDGAAYQTCTSPFSYTTTQNGTRTVYVRSTDLAGNVGTPGSVTWNQASYKTVAFYNFDSGSPIGLDSSLFPGSEHNDASQSGTATPTFNVLGKFGYGAQFTASASQHLVAPDNQSQDLFAAKMAIDAFVKLSTVPAKNYHYVIASKNGDPSGNYGWRFSLKRTSNPSQNLRLCFTVAPSGSTSLTEKLATTSFDFLTGANFHHVAMTWDAGNVKFYVNGQLVGSQTVGVVGTARINATAAPLRIGADGRSPYGYFNGVIDHLRLSQVVPLGSTFPVPSSQQTPD; this is translated from the coding sequence ATGGCGAACTTGCACGGGTACCTAAGGTACAACCTATGGAATGACCTGGGCACTATGGCTCTGACCGCAGGGCTATTGGTCGGTGCCTGTAAAAAAGACAAGGGCAACACCGAAGAGTCTGATCAATCCAATAGGGACTCGGGAACCGAAATTTACGCGGGTGGTGGTGGCAGCGGTGGGGGATCTTTTGGTAGCGGGGACCTCCCAGCGACACCATCGATAGCCATCCTTGCGCCCCAGGGAACTAGCGTGACCACCGGCCTACAGCCTCTCAGGTTTGAGGGATCGTGTGTCAGCGGGCTGGACGTGGTTTTAACCGGGGACGTCAGTAATAGCGAGGTTCAGTGGCCGAGCTCTGGTGCGCTCTACCAGCCATGCGTTGCGGATGCCTTTGCATTTGAGATCAATAAAAGCGCCGCAGGCACGTTCAGGTTGCAATTTGCGCAGGGACTCCTGGGTGTGGTGCCTTTTTCATTACCTGTTGATTTCTCGTGGACCATAGCCGCGCCTGGTGGGCAAGTAACGCCACCGGTGTCCTCACCAGCGTCGCCGCCCAATCCGCCGGTCATTACTCAACCCGGGACCAGCACGTCGTCTTCAAACACTAACGCGTTTACTTTAGCAGGAACCTGCGATAACGGCCTGCAAGTCGTTATCGGTGGGCATGTAGGCGCTCAGGACGTCAGCGCACCAACGGCTGGGAACAATGTCGCCAACTGCGTCGCCGGAGTTTTTAGCTTTAGTTTCAGTAAGACGACCGATAGTGCCTACACAGTCTCTGTTATGCAGCGCGACCCGCAAACGCAGCTGGACTCGACTGGCGTCCAGGTGACATGGATCCGCGACACGGCGCCGCCCAGTCCTCCCGTCGTCAGTCAGCCTAGCCAGTCGCCATTTTACGATAGCGCTTCAAGTCTCAGCTTGGGGGGCGCTTGTGAACCAGGTGCTCAAGTGAATCTCTCTGGGGCCGACAGCATGGCAATTAGTTGTAGTGCCGGGCAGTTTAGTTTCAATTCCACAAAAGCCAGTGATGGAACCTACAACTACACGCTAAGTCAGACTGATGCCGCTGGAAATCTATCTGCTGCGACGAGCTTCCAGTGGGTGCGCAGTGCATCGGTGATGTCACCGCCAGCAATACAGAGTCCGGCGAGCAGCATGTTCTATAGCCGGACTCGTAGTCTGATGATTAGTGGCAGCTGTATGTCCAACGCGACCGTGACTCTTAGTGGAGCCGTCACGGCATCAGAGGTTAGTGATCCTTCGCAGGCCCTGAGCCGAACGTGTGTGTCCGGCAGTTACAGTTTCGCGCTGAGCAAGTCGCTGGATGGCGTTTATGATCTCCAAGTAAGTCAATCTGATCCGAGTACATCTTCGGTTTCCGCGCCCGTGGCTCTGACCTGGATCATTGACAATATCCCTCCCTTGGCGCCAAGCGTGGTGACGCCGGCTGGGGCGGCGGTTAGCTCCGGTGACGCCGCACTTGCTTTAGTGGTGCAGTGCGAGCGCGGTAGTACAGTCAACTGGAGTGGTACATCGAGTGGTACTTGGAGTGGCGCTAACACTGGATCGGGTGCATGCACAGACGCTGGCGAATTTGCGGCGTCAATCCCGCAGTCCACAGACGGATCCTACACTATCACGCTGACTCAATCCGATCGTGCTGGCAACCAATCAGCCGCAAGCGCCGTCACCTGGACTAAAGATACGACGATGCTGCCGACGCCGGTGCTGTCATCCCCGAACTTAAGTCCGATCTGGACATCATCCAATACCTTGGTTGTGTCCGGGAGCTGCACGAATGGTTTCATTGTGAATCTCTCCGGTGACATTACGGCAAGTGAAGTCACTTCGCCGAGTGGTGCGCTGACACAGACTTGTCAAACCTCTACGTTTAGCTTCACCGTCAGCAAGTCTAGCGACGGCCACTATGTACTTAACTTGATGCAGGCAGATTCTGCGGATCCTCCCACCCGAGGGGATTCATCCTCCGTATCGGTAGACTGGACAGTCGATAGACTCGTGCCAGCGATTGTCACTATTACCAGTCCTAGCCAAAATCCATTCACCAACGGTGGTGGACAACTGACAATTGTGGGTGCCTGTGAGACGGGTACACAGGTGTATGTTGAAGGATCTTCGGCGACACCAACAACTTGCGTTGCTGGTGCCTACCAGCTGAACCTCACGGCCACGACGAGTGGCACCTACAGTTACGTCCTGAAGCAAAAAGACCGGGCCATGAACACATCGACAGGATCGGCGTTTACGTGGCTGGTCGATACGTCGCTGCCGCCACCCCCGACTGTCACGGCACCGAGCACGGCAAACGTGCTTACGGCAACTTCGGAGCTCACTATTGCCGGTGGTTGCACTCCCGGGGTCAACGTCGTCCTAGGGGGGCAGGTGCTGGGTAGCGAGATTAGCGCTCCGGCAGGCTCCTTGACTCAGGCCTGTGGCTCGAATGGATCCTATGCGTTTATCGTACGTAAGACCATCGATGGTCCCTATGCACTTGATGTAAGTCAGGAGCGTAATGGTTACTACTCGAGCCCGGTGAGTGTGAACTGGACTCGCGATACTCAAGCTCCAGCGACCGCGGTGAGTCTTGTGACCGCTAACCCTAACCTCAATGCAACGGCCACGGTCTCATTCACGAGTGAAGCGGGAGCGACCAGTCAGTGCAGTCTGGACGGAGCTGCCTATCAAACCTGTACGTCTCCTTTTAGCTATACTACTACGCAAAATGGCACCCGTACCGTTTACGTCCGCAGCACAGATTTAGCTGGCAACGTCGGGACTCCTGGCTCAGTCACTTGGAACCAAGCCTCTTACAAAACGGTAGCCTTTTATAACTTTGATTCCGGGAGTCCTATCGGCCTTGATAGCTCGCTCTTCCCAGGATCGGAGCATAATGATGCATCCCAATCGGGAACGGCAACTCCTACCTTTAATGTACTTGGTAAGTTTGGCTACGGTGCGCAATTTACTGCTAGTGCATCACAGCATCTAGTCGCACCCGACAATCAATCCCAGGACTTATTTGCTGCTAAAATGGCAATTGATGCCTTTGTTAAACTAAGCACAGTTCCGGCGAAGAACTACCATTATGTGATCGCATCAAAAAACGGGGATCCGAGCGGTAATTATGGATGGCGTTTTAGTTTGAAGAGAACCTCGAATCCATCACAAAATCTCAGGCTGTGTTTTACGGTTGCGCCAAGTGGCAGTACGTCGTTGACGGAGAAATTAGCAACCACTTCATTTGATTTTCTCACAGGCGCAAACTTCCATCACGTGGCCATGACTTGGGATGCTGGTAACGTGAAGTTTTACGTCAACGGCCAGCTTGTTGGTAGCCAAACGGTTGGGGTAGTTGGCACAGCGCGTATCAACGCGACGGCCGCACCACTGCGGATCGGAGCTGACGGTCGCTCTCCGTATGGATATTTTAACGGGGTGATAGATCATCTGCGTCTCAGCCAGGTCGTGCCGCTAGGATCGACATTTCCTGTGCCAAGCTCCCAGCAGACGCCCGATTGA
- a CDS encoding FMN-dependent NADH-azoreductase: MTKVLYIVGSPNPADQSSSRQVAEFMLAELQKKQEDVTVDVRDLYNDTPFILDATYLSALRKMQQQAALTVEESASLAKVGAEVDKFLQYDRYIVSLPLWNFGVPPLLKAYVDNIVVPGKTFRYTAAGPVGLLAGTGKKLVIVQSSGGFYNDGPGLLLNHGSRYLEDIFRFIGIDQINTISLGGTAIPPFDGSRVLAAKAEAAQVLAEIWQPELSLPGSSSQQPLVETSTVLN, from the coding sequence ATGACCAAAGTGCTTTATATCGTCGGCAGTCCTAACCCTGCAGACCAATCATCGAGTCGGCAAGTAGCTGAATTCATGCTAGCCGAGCTGCAAAAGAAACAAGAGGACGTCACCGTTGACGTCCGTGATCTTTACAACGATACCCCCTTTATTCTAGACGCTACTTACTTGAGTGCACTGCGTAAGATGCAACAGCAGGCAGCGCTCACGGTGGAAGAGTCGGCATCACTCGCTAAAGTGGGCGCCGAGGTTGATAAATTTTTGCAGTACGATCGCTATATCGTCAGCCTGCCGCTCTGGAACTTCGGCGTACCACCGCTGCTTAAGGCCTACGTCGATAACATCGTCGTGCCAGGTAAAACCTTTCGCTACACCGCAGCGGGACCTGTTGGGCTATTGGCCGGAACAGGGAAGAAGCTGGTCATCGTGCAGTCGAGTGGTGGGTTCTACAATGACGGCCCAGGCCTTTTGCTCAATCATGGGAGCAGGTACCTAGAAGACATCTTCAGGTTCATCGGTATCGACCAAATTAACACCATTAGCCTTGGTGGTACGGCCATACCTCCTTTTGACGGCAGTCGTGTTCTAGCTGCCAAGGCGGAAGCCGCTCAGGTCTTGGCTGAGATCTGGCAACCAGAGTTGAGTTTGCCGGGGAGTAGTAGCCAGCAGCCTCTAGTTGAGACGTCCACCGTTCTTAACTGA
- a CDS encoding TolC family protein, producing the protein MIFKLSLPILLIFAANAPAYAEIITFNDLPALVQANNRLIKAASSNLVAFKERTPFLTQSFLPNFTASTGRQVGEKSSTTDFAAGQSYRLEASLNLYNGGRDQLEEQVREDAHEVAHAELTRESALQLLAARRYFWQIVGLKSLMDLYDEAISATQKYGIAAKRRIDHGIATQSDLIQFELHGDTLLQDRKRLMLELDIAKSQLAVLIGSQDHVGLDVNGTLTHPSHAPVDLSESHLATNPDIHVFKGRIDSLRHQATQLSSSIHPQFDLFSDYGQPTYVGSGGNNQREWLLGLRLRFDLADALTDRRESKARLAQAYATELRLEDHKAKLTAFVHELKSELPLRHELLHDAAKNQERSEALLKLVADEYNRGIRNAAELLSAAEQRLGARRRLIEQTRDFYLTEAQLTSLSGT; encoded by the coding sequence ATGATTTTCAAATTATCATTACCAATATTGCTGATCTTTGCCGCAAACGCACCAGCGTATGCAGAAATCATCACATTTAATGATCTTCCTGCTTTAGTCCAAGCGAATAACCGCCTCATCAAAGCAGCAAGTAGCAACTTAGTGGCGTTCAAAGAGCGAACACCTTTTCTCACACAGTCTTTTCTACCGAACTTCACGGCGAGTACCGGCCGTCAGGTAGGCGAAAAGAGCTCTACTACTGACTTCGCGGCTGGTCAGTCATACCGCTTGGAGGCAAGTCTCAATTTATACAATGGCGGCAGGGACCAGCTTGAAGAACAGGTGCGCGAAGACGCGCATGAAGTCGCGCACGCCGAGCTCACTAGAGAGTCAGCTCTACAGTTGCTAGCAGCGCGACGTTATTTCTGGCAAATCGTTGGGCTCAAATCCTTGATGGATCTCTACGACGAGGCTATTTCTGCAACGCAAAAATATGGGATAGCTGCCAAACGACGCATCGACCACGGAATTGCAACACAGTCCGATCTTATCCAGTTTGAGCTACACGGTGACACCCTTCTGCAGGACCGCAAGCGCCTAATGCTCGAACTAGACATAGCCAAAAGTCAGCTAGCCGTACTCATTGGCTCCCAGGACCATGTCGGCCTCGACGTCAACGGCACCCTCACCCATCCCTCTCATGCCCCAGTTGACCTATCGGAAAGCCATCTCGCGACGAATCCCGACATCCACGTTTTTAAAGGGCGGATAGACTCCCTGCGACATCAGGCCACGCAGCTAAGCAGTTCGATCCATCCACAATTCGATCTCTTTTCTGACTACGGTCAACCCACATACGTCGGGAGTGGCGGCAACAATCAGAGAGAGTGGCTCCTTGGCTTGCGCCTTAGGTTCGATCTGGCTGACGCACTGACTGATCGCCGCGAGAGTAAAGCTAGACTTGCCCAGGCCTACGCCACGGAACTTAGACTAGAGGATCACAAAGCCAAGCTCACGGCCTTTGTTCATGAGTTAAAGTCAGAACTACCTCTCAGACACGAGCTACTGCACGACGCTGCCAAAAATCAGGAGCGTTCCGAAGCGCTTTTGAAGCTTGTAGCCGATGAGTATAACCGGGGCATCCGTAATGCGGCCGAGTTACTTTCGGCTGCTGAGCAACGCCTGGGAGCTCGTCGGCGCCTGATCGAGCAAACGCGAGACTTTTACCTAACCGAGGCTCAGCTGACGTCTCTGAGTGGGACCTGA
- a CDS encoding efflux RND transporter permease subunit, with protein sequence MLDAIIRFSLRHRLTVIMATALLVAYGVWASGKLPVDVFPNLSRPTVVVLTEAQGLAPDEVETLVTTPLEASLNGTPGVTRLRSTSGIGLSICYVEFDWDTDIYRNRQLVGERLQIAQARLPRGVQPIIGPITSIMGEIQFIGLQPKDNLVSPMDLRSLADWNLRPRLMAIPGVSQVVVMGGDVKQYQILVSTDKLQKKSVSLEELRRALTSISENTTGGFLDLDGREYLIRPLARVHRVEDIENSLVGLHFGKPVLVKDVATVKIAAKVKRGLASINAAPAVILTIQKQPQASTLDLTKAIDKEIDQIRRTLSDRIEIQNDLFKQAHFIRAAIDNVQGALRDGILIVGVVVFIFLVNIRTTAITLIVIPVSLLVTATVFYYMGIGVNTMTLGGLAIAIGELVDDAIVDVENVVRRLRENRNRQQPRHALLVIYEASSEVRNSIVFSTVIVCLVFAPLFALGGIEGRLFIPLGVAYVVSILASLAVSLTLTPVLCALFLRHATSTAIQNESLVAQRLKQFGRKVMDIALPHPYLVISMMALLMGISLSLLPQMGRNFLPKFNESTATIGLAATPGISLASSDAKGIEAENAILSVPEVKSTVRRTGRAEMDEHAEGIHWSEIDVDFHPSGRSRPVVLDEIRTRLESIKDVYVNIGQPISHRLDHILSGVRAELALKVFGPDLAELRRLGGEIQDVISGIKGLVDLQPEPLALIPQLKIAVDRNQSNIYAIKAGGLASDLELALRGETASTVLEDQRAYDIFMRLDDHSRASPEKIGATLVKFMPNGEPVRLADVAAIYKGTGPNMINRENMQRRIVIAANTDNRDIGSVASEVLTAVENAVKIPSGYYLRLDGQFANQIDAARRIKVLATLALIAIFLVLYFHFHSIILALQVMLNIPLAFIGSTIAIYLTDRTISVATLIALVTLCGIASRNGIMMITHYLHLIVEEKMTFGRDLVVRGTQERLIPVLMTASTATLALLPLLAAKGSPGKEILYPVAVVIIGGLSTSTLLDLVVTPTIFLKFGRSGVQAYLKNRHEREEEILT encoded by the coding sequence ATGCTAGACGCCATCATACGCTTCTCCCTAAGACACAGACTCACTGTGATCATGGCGACAGCTTTGCTCGTCGCCTACGGTGTCTGGGCAAGTGGAAAACTACCGGTCGATGTGTTCCCAAACCTAAGTCGCCCCACGGTCGTGGTTCTGACCGAAGCACAGGGTCTCGCCCCCGACGAGGTAGAGACCCTGGTGACGACACCTTTGGAAGCGAGCCTGAACGGAACTCCCGGCGTCACCCGCCTAAGGTCGACGAGCGGAATTGGACTATCGATTTGCTACGTCGAGTTTGACTGGGATACCGACATCTACCGCAATCGCCAGCTTGTAGGCGAGCGGCTACAAATAGCCCAAGCGCGTTTACCGCGCGGCGTCCAACCGATTATCGGACCTATCACATCGATTATGGGAGAGATTCAATTTATAGGCTTGCAGCCCAAGGATAACTTGGTCTCCCCAATGGATCTGCGATCATTGGCAGACTGGAATCTTAGGCCTCGCTTGATGGCCATTCCCGGGGTCAGCCAAGTCGTGGTGATGGGTGGCGACGTCAAGCAATATCAAATTCTCGTTTCCACCGACAAATTACAAAAGAAATCTGTGTCGCTAGAAGAGCTACGCCGCGCACTCACGAGCATCAGTGAAAACACCACAGGCGGATTTCTCGATCTCGATGGTCGCGAATATCTGATTAGGCCTCTGGCACGCGTACACCGTGTAGAGGACATCGAAAACTCGCTCGTCGGCCTACACTTTGGTAAGCCAGTGTTGGTTAAAGACGTGGCTACGGTAAAAATTGCGGCAAAAGTCAAACGAGGACTCGCCTCTATTAACGCCGCTCCAGCTGTCATTTTAACAATTCAGAAACAGCCCCAAGCGAGCACTCTAGACTTAACCAAAGCCATTGATAAAGAAATCGATCAAATTCGTCGGACTCTTTCCGACCGGATTGAAATTCAAAATGACCTTTTCAAACAGGCGCATTTTATCCGGGCAGCGATTGATAATGTCCAAGGGGCTCTAAGAGACGGCATCCTCATTGTAGGCGTTGTGGTCTTTATCTTTTTAGTAAATATCCGTACTACCGCCATTACGCTCATCGTGATCCCGGTGTCCTTACTTGTCACCGCGACTGTCTTTTATTACATGGGTATAGGCGTCAACACGATGACCCTAGGTGGCCTAGCTATCGCCATTGGAGAGCTCGTTGATGATGCCATAGTAGATGTCGAAAACGTGGTCCGTCGGCTACGCGAAAATCGCAACCGCCAGCAACCGCGGCACGCCCTGCTGGTGATCTACGAGGCTTCCTCAGAGGTACGCAATTCGATTGTATTCTCGACAGTCATTGTCTGCCTCGTGTTCGCGCCCCTCTTTGCCTTAGGCGGGATCGAGGGACGTCTCTTCATTCCTCTGGGTGTGGCTTACGTCGTGTCTATACTGGCGTCATTAGCAGTGTCCTTAACGCTGACGCCGGTTCTCTGTGCTCTATTTCTGCGGCATGCCACATCCACAGCCATTCAAAATGAGAGCTTGGTCGCCCAGCGCTTGAAACAGTTTGGGCGGAAAGTGATGGACATCGCACTCCCGCATCCCTACCTCGTGATATCCATGATGGCTCTACTTATGGGTATAAGCCTTAGCTTGCTGCCGCAAATGGGACGCAACTTTCTACCGAAGTTCAATGAATCCACTGCTACCATTGGCCTCGCTGCCACTCCCGGTATTTCTCTCGCTAGCTCTGACGCCAAAGGAATTGAGGCAGAAAATGCTATTCTATCGGTACCCGAGGTTAAATCTACAGTAAGGCGCACCGGACGGGCCGAGATGGATGAGCACGCGGAGGGCATTCATTGGAGCGAAATTGACGTCGATTTCCATCCAAGCGGCCGCAGCCGACCTGTCGTCCTAGATGAGATCCGGACCAGACTTGAATCGATCAAGGACGTCTACGTCAATATCGGTCAGCCCATCAGTCATCGACTCGATCACATACTGTCGGGAGTTCGAGCCGAGCTAGCCTTGAAAGTATTTGGTCCAGATCTTGCGGAATTGCGACGTCTTGGCGGCGAAATTCAAGATGTCATCTCAGGAATTAAAGGTCTAGTGGATCTTCAACCTGAACCCCTGGCACTGATCCCCCAGCTAAAAATTGCAGTCGACCGCAACCAAAGCAATATTTATGCGATAAAAGCCGGTGGTCTAGCAAGCGACCTTGAGTTAGCCCTCCGCGGCGAGACTGCGAGTACAGTACTAGAAGATCAACGAGCCTACGATATTTTCATGCGCCTTGACGACCATTCGCGCGCATCACCCGAAAAAATAGGCGCTACCCTAGTCAAATTCATGCCCAATGGGGAACCTGTCCGACTTGCCGATGTTGCCGCAATTTACAAAGGCACCGGACCCAACATGATCAACAGGGAAAACATGCAACGACGGATCGTCATAGCTGCGAATACAGACAATAGAGATATCGGCAGTGTCGCCTCAGAGGTCCTGACCGCCGTAGAGAATGCCGTTAAGATACCGAGTGGATACTACCTCAGACTGGATGGTCAATTTGCGAATCAAATAGATGCAGCTAGACGCATCAAAGTACTTGCGACTCTAGCGCTGATTGCGATTTTTCTTGTGCTGTATTTTCACTTCCACTCAATTATTCTGGCGCTCCAAGTCATGCTCAACATCCCTCTAGCATTTATCGGCAGCACGATAGCCATCTACCTGACCGATCGCACCATCTCAGTCGCAACCCTCATAGCACTCGTCACATTATGCGGCATTGCTTCCCGTAATGGCATTATGATGATCACCCACTACTTACATCTGATCGTTGAGGAAAAAATGACCTTCGGCCGCGATCTTGTCGTCCGCGGGACACAGGAGCGCCTGATCCCAGTGCTGATGACCGCGTCGACAGCCACACTGGCATTGCTACCCCTACTCGCAGCAAAGGGGTCCCCTGGCAAAGAGATACTCTACCCAGTAGCCGTGGTAATCATCGGAGGACTCAGTACTTCGACCTTACTAGACCTAGTAGTGACACCGACTATTTTCCTTAAGTTTGGACGGTCGGGTGTCCAAGCCTATTTAAAAAATCGCCATGAGCGAGAAGAGGAGATTCTAACATGA